The genomic region TACTTGATACTCGCTGTTagaatgttatgtttttaattatttgtgaAAAAGAACAATTTAGTTGTTTCAGTTTGGTTTTTTTGCCAAATAAATACcattatttttttctcaattattaaaatgtcaaATTAGTTTTGTACTTGATTGTCGctgttaaaatgttgtttttaattttttgtgaaaaataacaatttagttattttagttagttttttaccaaataaatgccattattatttctcaattaaGATGTAAAATGATTGTTTTTTACTTGATAGTCGCTGTTagaatgttatgtttttaattatGTGAAAAAGAACAATTTAGTTGTTTCAGTTATTTTTTGCCAAATAAATACcattatttttttctcaattattaaaatgtcaaattagttttttacttgattttcgctgttaaaatgttgtttttaattatttgtgaaaaataacaatttagttgtttcagtttgttttttgccaaataaataccattattatttctcaattaaGATGTCAAATTATAGGTTTTTGCTTGATTGTCGCTGTTAAAATGCTATGTTTTTGGTTACTACTTATGAAAATGAACAATTTAGTTATTTCAGTTTATTTGCCAAAGAAAATAccattataattttttatttaaggtATCATATTATAGTTACTTACTTGAATATTGCTGTTAGAATATTATGTTTTTGATTAATTGTGATAATGGACAATTTAGTTGTTTCAGTTTTTTATATGCCATCattatttctcaattaaaatatttaaatatagttATTTACTTGAATGTTGCTGCTAGAATGTCATGTTTTTGGTTAGCTTAGCGATCGGAACGTTGTTCCTTctgcttgttttttgtttttggtatgtgtttaattttgtagattaaatcatgttcctacctgcacgccttgtccggagtggtccgtctgcatcctgggggaaCAAACCCCGTAGTAAGCTGCCACACCCCCGTCGTGACAAAACCACTGACAATACCCTTTGTCACCTGTAACAAATGCAGgttattttcatttaaatataAAGTCTCATCTTATCTACAGTAAAtggcttaccatgaattgattaacgtggacttaaacaagttgaaaaacttattcgggtgtaaccaattagtggtcaattgtacggaatatgtactgtactgtgcaatctactaataaaagtttcaatcaatcaatcaaaaaaagcttgCTTTTAAATACGCAACTCTTGTGGGGAAATGTGGACACCTCTTCAGGTTCTTCATGTCATGTTTAAGTCAAACATGTGGCGTTTGCATCACAGACGTGTATCACTAGCATCATCATAATCAGACGTGTCATCATACACTTTCAAACTCTAAGGGCTGCCATCTGCTATTCAACATCTAACAACATGCTTTCACAAATGTCCCATTCAAAGAACCAGTAAGTCTCGTTGTGTTTTTTGGTCCAGTCAGCTATTTATTTACGATGCTTTGAGCTGTTCTTCTGGGGTTTATTATCTTCCATAACATCTCGTTTCCAGCATACGATATGGTTCCGCAGAGGTCTTGTTGGTGCAAATTCGTCATTCGGACCAGACTAATGGACTGTGCACTCAAAGTCACAAGTCTCCCATAAAGCTGTTTGCCATTCGCAAATGAAaaacaaagagagagagagttagTCGGTTCCAGGGTCAAGATGTCACCCCCAGTTAGTTGCAACACACAAAAAGACAGTTTGctctaaagcaggcctgggcaattattatgACTTGGGGgggcaaattttgagaaaaaaatgtgtctgggggcctgtttatctgatttttaggaaccctaacacaaaacctcacaataaagtctgattgaatgctaaaaactttataacAGACCGCCTTGATTGAACGTAAtggtattttccttttttttttttactgaatgagacacctagAATGTACAGGAAATTAAAGAATGTGGGACTTACAGGAACACACGCTCCGGTTCCCCTTCTCAAAGAGAACTCCtcggggatccggtttggtggctgcaggattaggtctctggtttttgcagatgatgtggtcctgatggcttcatctggccaggatcttcaacaagcaactgggatgagaatcaggacctccaagtccagagtccatggttctcgcatgGAAaaggggttggggaggagaccctgccccaaatggaggagtttaagtaccacggagtcttgttcacgagtgagggaagagtggatcggtgcggcgtcttcagtaatgcgggcgctgaatcgatccgttgtggtgaaaaaggagctgagccggaaggcaaagctctcaatttaccggtcgatctacgttcccatcctcacctatggtcatgagctttgggttatgaccgaaaggacaagatcacgggtaccgaaatgagtttcctccaccgggtggcggggctatcctttagagatagggtgagaagctctgttatccggggggagctcaaagtaaagccgctgctcctcaggaaatacgtccctggacacatgagggctttgagtatgaccaatgtatgatcctgtaactacgtggaatcggatcgatacccaaatttgtggtatcatccaaaacgaatgtaaagtatcaaacagaagaataagtgattattacattttaacagaagtgtagatataacatgttggaatagaaagtaagcagatattaacagtaaatgaacaagtagattaataattgattttctacatcttgtccttaataattgtgacaaaataatacaatgataaatgacacaatatgttagtgcagtggtccccaacctttttgtatctgcggaccggtcaacgcctaataatttgtcccgcggcccgggggagggggatctttttttttttttttttatgtcatgaaaaagggatgtttttgtcatgaaaaatggaggtttttgtggttggtgcgaTAATTGtacgtgtatattgtgtttttatgttgatttaattaaaaaaaaaaaaaaaaattttttataaatgaataaaaaattgtgttactgcatatgtcagcagactaaattaagagcctttttttgcttacttactattaaaagacaagttgtctagtatgttcactattctatttaaagacaaacttgcaataataaacatatgtttttaaatacattgcttttttatccagtgcttttatttctattttatctagtgtttatctagtgtttttcatgttttcttttctatttaaattttttattatatagtttaactttacatatatatatatatatatatatatatatatatatatataaatattctttgtagcactttgagattttaacaaatgtaaagtgcgttacagatgtaattcattattatcattattattattattgttatcatatgtttaatgtactgtaagattttttttgttaaaataaagtcagtaatgcaattttttgtggtccccttcatttagaaaagtaccgaagagaatgaaaaataattttggtactggtaccggtaccaaaattttggTATCGGGTCAACACTGGTAACTAAtatatgcaaaagcgcagattccaaccattgaaatactttgtatagttcaagtcATTTGATTTGGGGAATgtttggcgggccagattgaaaagcttaactgtTACTGTCCACTGTTACCATAAATGAAGTAACATGAAGTAGTGGGACAGGAGGTCAAAACTAGCATCGCAATGTCCGCTACAAAACTGACATTATGCTCACATTTATTAACATTTTAGCCGTTTAGCCAAACATGACTAAACTTACAGTTTTCTCATCTTTAGCCGGCTGGTGGATAGTTGGCAGAACTCTAGGCCTTGTTTTAAGATATGTAGCAAAGCTTGGGGAAGgcagttataataataataataataataataataataataacaataataataatagatttaattatttaaaaaaaacactttacattgcggaaacaaccccaaagtgctacagtgtattaaaaaaaagataataaaatagataaaaataaaaattcgaacagcctaatagctagaactagcaagCATACAtcttaaaaaaagtgtttttttttgttagaagaagggtttttaagcctttttaaaattatacacagtctgtggtgccctcaggtggtcagggagcagaaagcccggtctcccatcgttcatagctttgtcctctgaggttggaggaggttagcctgtccggagtggAGGCgtggtgtggaggatttgggggtgagcagttctttgaaaTAGAGGGGGACATTACCAttgaggcactggtgggttagtaggaaGACTTTGTATTCCATCCTGAGTggtacaggaagccagtgaagtgTTGTGATTTGAGAAGTTTTTTTTGTTTCGCCTCGTCCCTCAAAAATGGAGCGCTAGGATTTTTTCTTGTGTTTGGTGCTATAAACCGGCCCAAAGGACAAATATTTATCTTAAAAAGTGCATTTTGCGTAACAGCTACAAGCTTGCATCGCCGACCTGTGGTTTATGTTGTGTACTGTTTGGTCCTGACCTAAAAATACCCATCAGAACTTTATAAAGTCAGCTGAAGTTTTGTTCTAATCTCCGGTCTCTCATCCATCATGTCTGTGCTCTCGTCAAAACCTCAGTTAAATTCCCAATGACCTTTTGCGACACTGTAACCAAAACAATCGAGGGGACAAACACGCTACGCCCTGCGGTCCAGTCCGGTCCTCTGACATTGTCAACTGGCTGACCTCTTATCTCACGTGTCTGCTTTCTTTTACGGCCTCCTGACTCACTGGCCGTTCGACTAATTATAGAACATTCCTGCCATACAGAATGGGAAAGATAGATAGAAAGGGTGTGAGGAATATACCGAAATAGAGTTCAAGATGGTTTAAAGATAGCAGCAGCCTGTTCATGTGGGACATTAAGGACAAGCCATCCTTCTGTTGATATCTACATCTGCTGATGTGTCTTTCTTATTGTACGACAGAACTATGGGCCAGAAGGTGGAGAAGATGCAAGATACAGACAAAGAGGAACCATGGGAAGGTACGGCCGCTCCGGGACGTATGGACCCCCAAATTGAGCAGCCAATCGCAGGTCTCGGTCAGAGGGATCGACCTCTGATAGTCGCAGGGGGTGGAGACGAGGAGAGACGGCCTGACACTGGAGCGACGGAGTACTCAAAGACCAGTCAGATTTTGGAGAGAACCTATCCTAGCAAGGACGGTATTAAAATTATGGATGAGGAGCAAGCTGGTAGACGTACGGTTGATGCAAGAGTCTTGTGCGAGCTTCCCAACGAGGGGGACTGTCTAGTGCTGGATGGGAACAAAACCAAATCATCCATCAAAAATAGAGCTGAGGAAGACACGACGCAACCATCCAGGAATTGCATACCAGAGAACTTTGAATTGACAGACAGCAGGTGTCCACATTCCGCCAGTGACTTGCGAAACACAGCAAAGGAGGCGGACCTCTTGACGGTGACAACTAATGAATCAAATTGTGAACGGAGTCACTTGGAAACTATAGCAATGCCGGATTCAGGGTCTTATGTACCAGAAACCCAAGAAGACAGGTTCACCGGTGCTGTCTCCAATAGAGCAAACGAAGTGGCACACAGTTTGGGAACAACAAAACCCTTGAAAGACCAGGGACCTTGTCCAAAACCGCAACCGGAACAGGACAGTCGCATTGATTGCAATGAAGACTGCGATGGAATGTCCCATTTTGCACACTTGACAAAAGAGAGTGGTCCTGTACGCGTTTCTGCCGTCACCATCCCTCCACCTTTAGCCAACTTTTTACCAGAAAAAGACGCATTGACTGAACAAATGGACCAGCCTCCGCCGACCAAAGTCAAAGGTCCACCTCCGCCTGTTCCGAAGAAACCCAAAAATCCATTTATTAAGCTGAAGACCACTCAGTTGAGCTCCGGTGACGTGCAGAGACGAGTAAACCAGCGTTCTGAGGACAGAACCAGGAGGAGACGCACTGTGGATTTTAACCGATGCACAAAGATGTCCAACCAGGACATGTGTGCACTGTGGGACGATAGAGGCACCTACACCAACATACGACGCTTGTCCATGGAACTCAGGCCTTGGGAAAACATGTCACTGGAACACATGGACGACGAGTACGGGGACTTGATCAACTTTGAGTACTGTGCCCGTATGGGAAAACTGTCCCCAGATGAAGACCTCGTAGACTTGGACATGTTGCAGAGGCGGGTGTTCCTGGAAAGAAGAAATATGTTCAAAACAGGACCGCCACCTGTCGCGACAAAGCGACCAAATCCTTCCATCCCTGCAGAGTCCGCGCATGCATCAGATCATGAGACTGAGCAACCAAAACCGGCTCTGAGAAGAGAGCCCCACACACGGGACAGCATCAGATCCAACCAAGATCACTCCGAGATCGCATCCTTCAAGCCTGTGGCCGAGCTCGTCAAGGAGACCATGAAGAGAAGTCAGGCTCACCGACTCAAGCCCGAAGGAGCCAAAACTCAAGTCCGGGTGGCAGAGCGTCAGAGTTCAAACATCAACGTTTCTCAAATAAAGAACGCCTTTGATGTGCCAAAGAAATCGAAAGAGAGACCACAAGAGCCTCAACCACTTCAAAAGAAAGGTAGGTGAGATTGTTCTCCTGCTAAAATCTTACAAAATCATAAATGATTGTTGACATGTGCGTGGTCGAGTAAATAACCACAGGGTTCTCTAGAACTCGGTCATAAAATATGACTGACCAACAAACGCATCTTCAGCGTACTGTAACATTCTTGCTAGCGGCTAACTtacctccacagtgcaaagcgaAAAATCAACTACCTTTCTGAcacgtaacattatcactggaggatgaggactaGCTAAGTATGCTACACTTCACACCAATGGAGGATATTCTGACCGCCAACTGGTAAACTAGAGTAcgatacaaatatcaacagtaaaGATACCAAGTGTTGCATCAGTGTATGGTTCATACTACAACGGttagatcaatattttttataataaaataaatgtcatttttgtttttgtttacaaaagCAGTAAATCAGGCTTGGACACGGGAGGGCGttaagggcaaaaaccaaaggagTCAAATCAAACGAGAGTATGAAATTATTTAAATACTTAATTGATATTGTTAGTGTgattttgtctgattataattgtgataaaAACTGAATCTTTAAATAATGTTGAAaatttgaagtatcagtattAGCATTACCAACAAATTCAATATGAAGTTGCTgtcatatgaatattaaaaatcaTACAATTTATCGTTATTCATTTAAATGCGATTATAAATCTGTGAAGTGTTCCTTGTAAAGTAAGGATGATCTGATACACATATAAGATAATCACCAGTGGATTATATGAATCATTATACTACATCAAtattgttatgatttttttttattttcgtaTTTTCTGATTTCAAAACTGCTGAGGGTTCTGTTTCTAACTTAAATCAAGGGTCTTTGAACACACCACAGTTAACATGTAAGCATCTGCATATTatgaaatatgaaaaataaacccaAGATCAAAATAACAAGCCCTCAATAGCCTTCCAACAACCACCCTCTAAGTTTCCCAAAATAAGTGGTGCCGTATTCACTGTCACGGATATAAACACATAAGAAATATACGCAAATATACATACAATCTGACCAAAAGTGTATCCAAGTAAAATAGATGAATAAAATAcgataaatatacataaataattaAGGAATGACGGTAGCCCTCTCTTGCCTATATTTATTTCACATTaacatttatgttgttgtttttaattactTACATATTTTAGTGACAAAATCCTAGCTATGGCATTGTTTGTGTTACTGTTGTGTGGCGAAAATAAAGTCTACTGCTTAAAAATCTGGTTAGAGGGGGCTGTTTTTCCTCTAGACTTTTTCCATGCAATCCATATCATTAGTAAAGTTGGAAATGTAAGATTTTTAAATAGAGCCTTTTCAAATGTATTCTAATTATGACCTGATTTCAGTTAATTAGCCCTATACTGTTTGTGGTTAAAgtctcccatatatatatatatatatatatatatatatatatatatatatatatatatatatatatatatatatatatatatatatatatatatatatatatatacatatatatatatacatacatacatacatatatatacatacatacatatatatatacatacatacatatatatatacatacatacatatatatacatacatacatacatacatacatatatatacataaatacatacatatatatacatacatacatacatacacacatatatatacatacatacatacatacatacacacatatatatacatacatacatacatacacacatatatatacatacatacatacatacacacatatatatatatatatatatatatatccagccatccttccatctttttccgcttatccgaggtcgggtcgcgggggcagcagcctaagcagggaagcccagacttccctctccccagctactttgtccagctcctcccgccggatcctgaggtgttcccaggccagccgggagacacagttttcccaacgtgtcctgagtcttccccgtggcctcctaccggtccgacgtgccgtaaacacctccctagggaggcgttcgagtggcatcctgaccagatgcccaaaccacgtCATCTAACTCTTCCCGATGTGGAaaagcagaggctttactttgagctccccccggatggcagagcttctcaccctatctctaagggagaggcccgccacccggcggagtaagctcattttggccgcttgtacctgtgatcttgtcctttcggtcataacccaaagctcatgaccatatgtgaggatgggaacgtagctcgaccggtaaattgagagctttgccttccggctcagctccttcttcaccacaacggatctttacaccgtccgcattactgaatacgccgcacagatccgcctgtcgatctcacgatccactcttcccccactcgtgaacaagactcctaggtacttgaactcctccacttggggcaagatctcttccccaagccggagatggcactcaacccatttccgggcgagaaccatggactcggacttggaggtgctgattcccatcccagtcgcttcacactcggctgcgaaccgttccagtgagagctgaagattctggccagatgaagccatcaggaccacatcatctgcaaaaagcagagacctaatcctgcagccaccaaaccggatcccctcatatgtgtttgtgtgtgtgtgtatatgtacatttatgtacacatttatatatatgtatatgtttatacatacatatatatgtatatgtgtatatatatatatatatatatatatatatatatatatatagtgtatatgtatgtatatacagtatatgtatgtatatatttatatatacagtatttatatacatgtgtgtgtgtgtgtgtgtgtgtgtgtgtgtacatcagaatcagacagaatcagacatactttattaatccacgAGGGGAAATTAAATACACACATGTaggtatatacacgtgtatatgtgtatccatacatacatccatccatccattgttatgtgtgtataggtatctatgtgtgtatgtttatatatatgtattattactattacagCCAAAACATTTCTAGAATATTCGGTTAGCTGACAAACTATTAGTCTCCGTCTTTGATAGAAATTAgtcaaatttacatttttttttcactattcCTGCCCATTCACACATTGCCCGACTCCGTCTGCGCATGTGCAGTAGCCCATCGCCAAACAAGAGTGGGAGAAAAGGCGATTGTTACCGCAGGTGATGAGACGGCGCGCCAGGGGGAGAATGCTGAATTCTGCATTCTGACACACCCACAACCATAAaacgcaaacatttttttttttttgcagcatccACTCGTAGATAGGAACGGAGAAAACACAGCGAGTgggcttctgtgtgtgtgtgcgtgtgtgtgtgtgtgtgtgtagggggggGGACCTGAAGAAGGGGATACTGGAGGAACGTCCTGCAGGATAAGGGcgcgcctaaaaaaaaaaaacctcactgaTTCATGCGAGGTGATTGATTGTTCTCGGGGAAATTGCATCGATCCGGGAGGTAAGAGTACAGTGGATGTGGATTTTTATTTGCGTGTTGGCGACTGACTCCGCAGCATCCGTTTTGGCTTGtaaggatggatggaaatatctGCACTTGCGTCAGCAGTCGGCGTCCACCGCTGCTAGCGGCTAACAGTTAGCAGCTAGCGGCTAACAGTTAGCAGCTAGCGGCTAACAGTTAGCAGCTAACAGTTAGCAGCTAGCGGCTAACAATTAGCAGCCAGCGGCTAACAGTTAGCCGCTAGCGcacgggtcaccaacgcggtgcccgtaaggaccagatgagtcgcccactggcctgtgctaaaaatagctcaaatagcagcacttaccagtgagctgcctctatttttttaaattgtatttctttactagcaagctggtcttgctttgctcgacatttttgattctaaaagagacaaaactcaaatagaatttgaaaatcccagaaaatattttaaagacttggtcttcgcttgtttaaatgaattcgcttatttttttactttgcttcttataactttcagaaagacaattttagagaaaaaaatacgaccttaaaaatgatttggggatttttaaacacatatacctttttaccttttaaatcccttcctcttctttcctgacaatttaaatcaatgttcaagtatttttttttattgtaaagaataataaataaattttaattaaattcttcattttagcttctgttttttcgacgtagaatatttgtgaattttttttccaatttatgattagaattttaaaaaaaatattctggcaaatctagaaaatctgtagaatcaaatttaaaggcctactgaaatgagattttcttattcaaacagggatagcaggtccattttatgtgccatacttgatcatttcgcgatattggcatatttttgctgaaaggatttagtagagaacaccgacgataaagttcgcaacttttggtcgctaaaaaaaagcctcgcctttatcggaagtagcagacgatgtgcgcgtgacgtcacgggttgtagggctcctcacatttgaacattgtttacaatcatggccagcagcagctagagcgattcggaccgagaaagtgacaatttccccattaatttgagcgaggatgaaagattcgtggatgaggatattgagagtgaaagactagaaaaagaaaaaagaaggcGATTGCAaattttattagacacatttaccatgataattctggaaaatcccttatctgcatattgtgttagtgttttagtgagatgaaaTAGTGTGTAAAGTCAGAGGGGGGTGGCCACGGGTatgtgtgttgacccagtgtctctgagggaagtcacgctagaagctccactgatgtcgccggtaagagcaaacttattaccagaattttctcaccgaaaactgccggttgacatttggtcgggatccatgttcgcttaaccgctctgatccatagtaaagcttcgccttcgggaattttaaac from Nerophis ophidion isolate RoL-2023_Sa linkage group LG17, RoL_Noph_v1.0, whole genome shotgun sequence harbors:
- the coro1cb gene encoding uncharacterized protein coro1cb isoform X1; translation: MGQKVEKMQDTDKEEPWEGTAAPGRMDPQIEQPIAGLGQRDRPLIVAGGGDEERRPDTGATEYSKTSQILERTYPSKDGIKIMDEEQAGRRTVDARVLCELPNEGDCLVLDGNKTKSSIKNRAEEDTTQPSRNCIPENFELTDSRCPHSASDLRNTAKEADLLTVTTNESNCERSHLETIAMPDSGSYVPETQEDRFTGAVSNRANEVAHSLGTTKPLKDQGPCPKPQPEQDSRIDCNEDCDGMSHFAHLTKESGPVRVSAVTIPPPLANFLPEKDALTEQMDQPPPTKVKGPPPPVPKKPKNPFIKLKTTQLSSGDVQRRVNQRSEDRTRRRRTVDFNRCTKMSNQDMCALWDDRGTYTNIRRLSMELRPWENMSLEHMDDEYGDLINFEYCARMGKLSPDEDLVDLDMLQRRVFLERRNMFKTGPPPVATKRPNPSIPAESAHASDHETEQPKPALRREPHTRDSIRSNQDHSEIASFKPVAELVKETMKRSQAHRLKPEGAKTQVRVAERQSSNINVSQIKNAFDVPKKSKERPQEPQPLQKKDMLRRVVRQSKFRHVFGQAVRNDQCYDDIRVSRVTWDSSFCAVNPKFVAIIIEASGGGAFLVLPLHKTGRIDKVCPTVCGHTGPVLDIDWCPHNDLVIASGSEDCTVMVWQIPDKGLESSLSEAVVVLEGHSKRVGIVSWHPTARNVLLSAGCDNQIIIWNVGSGEAMINLEDMHPDVIFSVSWSRNGSLLCTACKDKKVRVIDPRKKKIVVEKDKAHEGARPMRAIFLADGKIFTTGFSRMSERQLALWKADNMDEPICVQEMDSSNGVLLPFFDPDTNIVYLCGKGDSSIRYFEITDEAPYVHYLNTFSTKEPQRGMGYMPKRGLDVNKCEIARFYKLQERKCEPIIMTVPRKSDLFQDDLYPDTAGPDPALEAEGWFAGKNGGPILISLKDGYVPTKGRELKVVKSNVLENKPATKAENVSIVPKHVPHAPAQQSTQKMEDKLEEVLREFKSLRDRVILQDRRIARLEEQVAKVAM
- the coro1cb gene encoding uncharacterized protein coro1cb isoform X2, which translates into the protein MGQKVEKMQDTDKEEPWEGTAAPGRMDPQIEQPIAGLGQRDRPLIVAGGGDEERRPDTGATEYSKTSQILERTYPSKDGIKIMDEEQAGRRTVDARVLCELPNEGDCLVLDGNKTKSSIKNRAEEDTTQPSRNCIPENFELTDSRCPHSASDLRNTAKEADLLTVTTNESNCERSHLETIAMPDSGSYVPETQEDRFTGAVSNRANEVAHSLGTTKPLKDQGPCPKPQPEQDSRIDCNEDCDGMSHFAHLTKESGPVRVSAVTIPPPLANFLPEKDALTEQMDQPPPTKVKGPPPPVPKKPKNPFIKLKTTQLSSGDVQRRVNQRSEDRTRRRRTVDFNRCTKMSNQDMCALWDDRGTYTNIRRLSMELRPWENMSLEHMDDEYGDLINFEYCARMGKLSPDEDLVDLDMLQRRVFLERRNMFKTGPPPVATKRPNPSIPAESAHASDHETEQPKPALRREPHTRDSIRSNQDHSEIASFKPVAELVKETMKRSQAHRLKPEGAKTQVRVAERQSSNINVSQIKNAFDVPKKSKERPQEPQPLQKKDMLRRVVRQSKFRHVFGQAVRNDQCYDDIRVSRVTWDSSFCAVNPKFVAIIIEASGGGAFLVLPLHKTGRIDKVCPTVCGHTGPVLDIDWCPHNDLVIASGSEDCTVMVWQIPDKGLESSLSEAVVVLEGHSKRVGIVSWHPTARNVLLSAGCDNQIIIWNVGSGEAMINLEDMHPDVIFSVSWSRNGSLLCTACKDKKVRVIDPRKKKIVVEKDKAHEGARPMRAIFLADGKIFTTGFSRMSERQLALWKADNMDEPICVQEMDSSNGVLLPFFDPDTNIVYLCGKGDSSIRYFEITDEAPYVHYLNTFSTKEPQRGMGYMPKRGLDVNKCEIARFYKLQERKCEPIIMTVPRKSDLFQDDLYPDTAGPDPALEAEGWFAGKNGGPILISLKDGYVPTKGRELKVVKSNVLENKPATKAENVSIVPKHVPHAPAQQSTKMEDKLEEVLREFKSLRDRVILQDRRIARLEEQVAKVAM